The proteins below are encoded in one region of Brevundimonas fontaquae:
- a CDS encoding DUF4232 domain-containing protein, producing the protein MMSHRLTAFVAIAALTGAAACSRTEPEQPAAPVEPAAAPASNAPSVGYACESGATLQVQYVDSDNAKLTHQNQTYALLSVQAASGARYVGGGVEWWTATRDGQESGTLSRLGPDGTNGVAVLERCSRPIPGAEMTPGPLPTPSQTPAEATGGVLPAALPCKGPQLTLAAGDGDAGAGNRVSNFSLQNIGTQACSLTGYPTVTLQDTRGRTLSSIRAEQSPGSYFRQGQAPTPVQLAPRAKAYFEMAWSVVPNEAMQKTCPDAATIKVTAPSDAAAVSLPFSFSPCGGRIRVSPIRAEANPAPAT; encoded by the coding sequence ATGATGTCGCACCGCCTGACCGCATTCGTCGCCATCGCCGCCCTGACCGGCGCTGCAGCCTGCTCTCGCACCGAGCCCGAACAGCCCGCCGCGCCGGTCGAGCCAGCGGCTGCCCCTGCATCCAATGCGCCCTCGGTCGGCTACGCCTGCGAAAGCGGCGCGACGCTTCAGGTCCAGTATGTCGACAGCGACAACGCCAAGCTGACCCATCAGAACCAGACCTACGCCTTGCTTTCAGTGCAGGCCGCCAGCGGCGCGCGCTATGTCGGCGGCGGGGTGGAATGGTGGACGGCGACGCGCGATGGGCAAGAGAGCGGCACGCTGAGCCGACTGGGTCCGGACGGCACGAACGGTGTCGCGGTGCTGGAGCGCTGCTCGCGGCCGATCCCCGGCGCTGAAATGACGCCCGGACCGCTGCCGACGCCCAGTCAGACGCCGGCCGAGGCGACCGGCGGGGTCTTGCCGGCTGCGCTGCCCTGCAAGGGGCCGCAACTGACGCTGGCGGCAGGTGACGGCGATGCAGGCGCGGGAAATCGGGTCAGCAACTTCAGTCTTCAGAATATCGGAACCCAGGCCTGCAGCCTGACCGGCTATCCGACAGTGACCTTGCAGGACACGCGCGGGCGCACCCTGTCGTCCATTCGCGCGGAACAGAGTCCCGGAAGCTATTTCCGCCAAGGCCAGGCTCCAACGCCGGTCCAGCTAGCGCCCCGGGCCAAGGCCTATTTCGAAATGGCCTGGAGCGTCGTGCCCAACGAAGCCATGCAAAAGACGTGTCCCGACGCGGCCACGATAAAGGTCACCGCCCCCAGCGATGCGGCCGCCGTCAGCCTGCCGTTCTCGTTCAGTCCCTGCGGCGGCCGCATTCGTGTCAGTCCGATCCGGGCCGAGGCCAACCCGGCCCCGGCGACCTGA